Proteins from a single region of Streptomyces glaucescens:
- a CDS encoding methylated-DNA--[protein]-cysteine S-methyltransferase: MSSDGWDERRGGHVVWTVIGTDIGPLLLAATREGLVNVVFHATDAVRDQALGRLASRLGTEPVQAPGSPLLAEAIRQVDAYLTGRRQDFDLPLDWSLISGFNRQVLRELAAGVPYGTVVGYGDLANRVGQPGAAQAVGAAMGANPLPVVVPCHRVVERDGGIGGFGGGLETKRRLLALEGVLPQPLF; this comes from the coding sequence ATGAGCAGTGACGGGTGGGACGAGCGCCGGGGCGGGCATGTCGTGTGGACGGTGATCGGCACCGACATCGGCCCGCTGCTCCTGGCCGCGACCCGTGAGGGACTGGTCAACGTGGTGTTCCACGCCACCGACGCCGTGCGTGACCAGGCGCTGGGGCGGCTCGCGTCCCGGCTGGGGACCGAGCCCGTCCAGGCACCCGGATCGCCGCTGCTGGCCGAGGCGATACGCCAGGTCGACGCCTACCTCACCGGCCGGCGGCAGGACTTCGACCTGCCGCTGGACTGGTCGCTGATCTCCGGCTTCAACCGCCAGGTGCTGCGCGAACTGGCGGCCGGCGTGCCCTACGGCACGGTCGTGGGCTACGGCGATCTCGCGAACCGGGTCGGCCAGCCCGGCGCGGCGCAGGCGGTGGGGGCCGCGATGGGCGCCAATCCGCTCCCGGTCGTCGTGCCCTGCCACCGGGTCGTCGAGCGGGACGGCGGGATCGGAGGCTTCGGCGGCGGCCTGGAGACCAAGCGGAGGCTGCTGGCCCTGGAG